One stretch of Chryseobacterium indologenes DNA includes these proteins:
- a CDS encoding SusD/RagB family nutrient-binding outer membrane lipoprotein, translated as MKIINIKTYILGVAVLFSASSCIGDFEEFNQQKVGGPENFYADFKAIVDPLKDMQRGFQSDYQLATNLNADMFSGMFSTASQFNGGTNNLTYLMMDGWNNRIIARQRDTFNNSIVIDDVAKNNYPGIDFTATFAVKKILKILTAARVSDRHGPVVYSKYDTPNANGVTDFDSQQDAYNNFISDLTVAISDLQKVQNTSATQNVEDKAVVKRSDLIYGGDIAKWAKLANSLKLRFALRMSYADPAKSKKYAEEVFASSAGLISDNADNALISVGQHELSFIIYSWGDCSIGAPIMAYMNGFKDPRISAYANTAKDPATFIGGKPQYIGIRQGIDLINGQPTYGGYSQPAARSASGDYFSGTDGKFKLFTAAETWFLKAEAALRGYAGAGDIQTNYTTGVQQSFGEWGKSSDVAAYLADGVSTEAPYIDPKNAANNVLVGDAQLSTITIAWNNSDSNEKKLERIITQKWLALYPDGPEAWAEQRRTGYPILFKVRKNDSGGLIGTDQMIRRIPFTNDTKNSTFNYAQAVQQLGGPDNGATKLWWDKK; from the coding sequence ATGAAAATAATTAATATTAAAACTTATATACTTGGAGTAGCCGTGCTTTTTTCTGCCTCCAGTTGTATCGGAGACTTTGAAGAGTTTAATCAGCAGAAAGTTGGGGGGCCGGAAAATTTTTATGCAGACTTTAAGGCAATCGTAGATCCTTTGAAAGACATGCAAAGAGGTTTTCAATCCGATTATCAGTTGGCGACCAATCTCAATGCAGATATGTTTAGTGGAATGTTTAGTACGGCATCTCAGTTTAATGGGGGTACAAACAACCTTACTTATTTAATGATGGATGGATGGAACAATAGAATTATCGCAAGACAGCGTGATACTTTTAATAATTCTATTGTCATTGATGATGTGGCAAAAAACAACTATCCTGGAATAGATTTCACCGCAACTTTCGCTGTTAAAAAAATATTGAAAATCCTTACAGCAGCAAGAGTTTCAGATCGCCACGGACCTGTGGTGTATAGTAAATATGATACTCCTAATGCAAACGGGGTTACAGATTTTGACTCTCAGCAGGACGCTTACAACAATTTTATTAGTGATCTTACTGTTGCCATTTCTGATTTACAAAAAGTACAAAATACTTCAGCAACACAGAATGTAGAAGATAAAGCTGTTGTGAAAAGATCAGATTTAATCTATGGTGGAGATATCGCCAAATGGGCAAAATTAGCAAACTCTCTTAAGCTGAGATTTGCTTTACGTATGAGCTATGCTGATCCGGCAAAATCAAAAAAATATGCTGAGGAAGTCTTTGCTTCTTCTGCAGGATTAATCTCTGATAATGCAGACAACGCATTGATAAGTGTTGGGCAGCATGAATTAAGTTTTATTATTTATTCGTGGGGTGATTGTTCTATAGGAGCTCCTATAATGGCCTATATGAATGGCTTTAAAGACCCTAGAATTTCGGCGTATGCTAATACAGCAAAAGATCCGGCAACGTTTATAGGTGGTAAACCTCAATATATAGGGATACGCCAAGGTATTGATTTAATTAATGGACAGCCAACTTATGGAGGTTATTCCCAACCTGCTGCAAGATCAGCAAGTGGAGATTATTTCTCAGGGACTGATGGAAAATTCAAATTATTTACTGCGGCTGAAACCTGGTTCCTAAAAGCTGAAGCTGCTCTCAGAGGATATGCAGGAGCAGGTGATATCCAGACTAATTATACAACTGGTGTTCAACAGTCCTTTGGGGAATGGGGGAAAAGTTCTGATGTAGCGGCTTATCTTGCAGATGGTGTGTCTACAGAAGCTCCTTATATTGATCCTAAAAATGCAGCCAATAACGTTCTTGTGGGAGATGCTCAGTTAAGTACCATTACCATTGCCTGGAACAATAGCGATTCTAACGAAAAGAAACTTGAAAGAATCATCACTCAGAAATGGCTGGCTCTTTACCCGGACGGCCCTGAAGCATGGGCTGAACAAAGAAGAACAGGATATCCTATTTTATTCAAAGTCAGAAAAAATGATAGTGGCGGATTAATCGGTACAGATCAGATGATCAGAAGAATCCCGTTCACAAATGATACAAAAAACTCGACTTTCAATTATGCACAGGCAGTGCAGCAATTAGGTGGTCCGGATAATGGAGCTACCAAGTTATGGTGGGATAAGAAATAA
- a CDS encoding SusC/RagA family TonB-linked outer membrane protein produces MRKAVIPVLFVFSLSATAQEKKAADTTKTTDIQEVVVTSLGVKRQARALTYSSQQIGGDELTEVKTPNFLNSISGKVSNVQINRTNGVGSSVRVLMRGNKSASSSQPLYVIDGIPIINSVGKAPEASQYSSMPDAGDVLSSINPDDIESINFLKGASASALYGSIGGNGVILITTKKGKVGKSSISYNTSFTVDQAYSLPKLQHSYLSYDPSVAGEKPGVSNESWGAKGASKDYLKDFLQTGTTWVNSLSFQSGTEKSTNYFSIGNTTNKGIVPSSYFDQYNVSFRNSSKYLNDKLTLDANFIGSLQNSINRQTPGISFSPLVSLYWLPRGVDFDQYNNSNYSYIDKTRLLPGQNWWAIGPDGKFNGNPATQNPYWILNRDKVTVNNKNTYSAISLAYQINPWLSARVRGNYSWNITDSQREVSAYSDPNLITSNGTNGRFLQNKYENTSTYGDVLLVGNPKLSEDISLDFTVGGSINTSRNRVTEIDNAYLAIPNLFTISNLQWNVNRSVGDGFHNITYSTKKQIQSVFASASLGYKNMFYVDMTFRNDWDSTLALTGTNGYDYESVGANAVLSSIFKLPETINFWKIRGSYATVGLGLPPNLATATDPYTTAYGYIVDAGQIVKPKYSLVTDPAFKELFAKPELNKTFEAGTELRLFKNRLSFDFTYYNSNASNQLLTLDISSNLGGLPSGSYYVNAGKIRNTGFEASLSYKIFDSEKFGWTANLNGSMNKNKIVELFPSRINVPESQLLALTGGGAYTKLKLGGSFGDIYGVKFLRDDQGRILVDADGKPIADKQIGYLGNPNPKFMLGFNNSFNIGKLGISFLIDGKFGGQVLSLTEKANDLLGVSQNSASARDAGGVAIPNAVYAPGTPNAGAAYTGLTDAKAYYKTIGANQEGAGIDEAYIYSATTVRLRQASIGYTFDIKSSYLRNATVSIVGTNLFFFYKKAPFDPEQVSGNTPGGVGVDSFGIPITRSIGLSLKANF; encoded by the coding sequence ATGAGAAAAGCAGTTATACCGGTTCTATTTGTTTTTTCCCTTTCTGCCACTGCACAGGAAAAAAAAGCGGCCGACACTACGAAGACAACCGATATTCAGGAGGTCGTAGTCACCTCTTTGGGGGTTAAAAGGCAGGCCCGCGCTCTTACTTATTCCAGTCAGCAGATTGGAGGAGATGAGCTGACAGAAGTGAAGACTCCCAATTTTTTAAACTCTATCAGTGGAAAAGTTTCCAATGTACAGATCAATAGAACTAATGGTGTAGGAAGCTCGGTAAGGGTTTTAATGAGAGGAAATAAATCAGCCAGTAGCAGCCAGCCATTATATGTCATAGATGGTATTCCCATTATTAACAGTGTTGGAAAAGCTCCTGAAGCGAGCCAATATTCTTCAATGCCGGATGCGGGAGATGTTTTAAGTTCCATCAATCCGGATGACATTGAAAGCATCAACTTCTTAAAAGGGGCTTCAGCTTCTGCTCTTTATGGTTCTATTGGGGGAAATGGTGTAATTCTGATTACCACAAAAAAAGGGAAAGTAGGTAAAAGCTCTATAAGTTACAATACGAGTTTTACAGTAGACCAGGCCTATAGTCTTCCTAAACTGCAACATAGCTATCTGTCTTATGATCCCTCAGTAGCTGGGGAAAAACCCGGTGTTTCTAATGAAAGCTGGGGAGCAAAAGGAGCTTCTAAGGATTATTTAAAAGACTTTCTACAAACTGGTACTACATGGGTCAATAGCCTTTCTTTCCAGTCAGGAACCGAAAAATCAACAAATTATTTCTCCATAGGAAATACCACTAATAAAGGAATTGTTCCTTCTTCCTATTTCGATCAGTACAATGTCTCTTTTAGAAACTCCAGTAAATATCTGAATGATAAATTAACCTTAGATGCTAATTTTATTGGGTCTTTACAAAACAGTATCAACAGACAGACTCCCGGTATTTCTTTCTCACCTTTAGTGAGTTTGTATTGGTTGCCTAGAGGCGTAGATTTTGATCAATATAATAATAGTAACTACTCTTATATAGACAAAACGAGATTATTGCCTGGACAAAACTGGTGGGCAATAGGACCAGACGGAAAGTTCAATGGAAATCCAGCAACACAAAACCCTTACTGGATATTAAACAGAGACAAAGTTACCGTTAACAATAAAAATACCTATAGTGCTATATCGTTAGCATATCAAATCAATCCGTGGTTATCAGCAAGAGTAAGAGGGAATTATAGCTGGAACATCACAGATAGCCAAAGAGAAGTTTCAGCATATTCAGATCCAAATCTTATTACGAGTAATGGAACTAATGGAAGATTTCTTCAAAATAAATACGAAAATACATCTACTTACGGAGATGTTTTATTAGTAGGGAATCCAAAATTAAGTGAAGATATTTCATTAGATTTTACAGTGGGAGGAAGTATCAATACATCAAGAAATAGAGTAACTGAAATTGATAATGCTTATTTGGCGATTCCGAATTTATTTACCATTAGTAATTTGCAGTGGAATGTAAACAGGAGCGTAGGAGATGGTTTCCACAATATAACCTATAGTACCAAAAAACAAATACAGTCGGTTTTTGCAAGTGCATCTTTGGGGTATAAGAATATGTTTTATGTAGACATGACCTTTAGAAATGATTGGGATTCAACTTTGGCTTTAACAGGAACTAACGGGTACGATTATGAATCTGTAGGCGCTAATGCTGTATTATCCTCCATCTTCAAACTCCCTGAAACCATTAACTTTTGGAAAATAAGAGGGTCTTATGCTACCGTAGGATTAGGATTGCCTCCCAATTTAGCAACTGCAACAGATCCTTATACTACTGCTTACGGATATATTGTGGATGCAGGTCAGATTGTAAAGCCTAAATACTCACTTGTAACAGACCCTGCTTTCAAAGAATTATTTGCAAAGCCGGAACTCAATAAAACTTTTGAAGCTGGTACTGAACTAAGATTATTTAAAAACCGCTTAAGTTTTGATTTCACCTATTACAACTCAAATGCTTCCAATCAGCTTTTGACACTTGATATTTCTTCTAACTTAGGAGGATTACCATCCGGTTCCTACTATGTAAACGCTGGGAAAATACGAAATACAGGTTTTGAAGCCTCTCTATCCTATAAAATATTCGATTCAGAAAAATTCGGTTGGACCGCTAATTTAAATGGGTCCATGAACAAAAATAAAATTGTAGAATTATTTCCATCGAGAATAAATGTTCCGGAAAGTCAACTCCTTGCACTCACTGGTGGAGGTGCTTATACAAAACTTAAATTAGGCGGATCTTTCGGAGATATCTACGGGGTAAAATTCCTGAGAGATGACCAAGGGAGAATTTTAGTGGATGCTGATGGTAAACCTATAGCAGATAAGCAGATTGGTTATTTGGGTAATCCAAATCCTAAATTTATGTTAGGGTTTAATAACTCTTTTAATATTGGAAAATTGGGGATCTCTTTTCTTATTGATGGGAAATTCGGAGGTCAGGTTCTATCTCTTACAGAAAAAGCCAATGATCTGCTTGGGGTAAGTCAGAACAGTGCTTCTGCCAGGGATGCAGGCGGAGTAGCTATCCCGAACGCGGTATATGCACCAGGAACACCAAATGCAGGAGCTGCCTATACTGGTCTAACGGATGCTAAAGCTTATTATAAAACAATAGGGGCAAACCAGGAAGGAGCAGGAATTGATGAAGCTTATATCTATAGTGCAACCACTGTAAGGCTGCGTCAGGCATCTATAGGATATACTTTTGATATCAAATCTAGCTACCTAAGGAATGCAACGGTTAGTATAGTGGGAACAAATCTATTTTTCTTTTATAAAAAAGCACCGTTTGATCCTGAACAGGTTTCAGGGAACACACCTGGTGGTGTAGGAGTGGATTCTTTTGGTATACCTATTACCAGATCTATCGGATTATCATTAAAAGCTAACTTCTAA
- a CDS encoding glycoside hydrolase family 130 protein, translating to MTAQSVMIPWQDRPEGCNDIMWRFSENPIINRYAIPTSNSIFNSAVIPFEDGFAGVFRCDNKAVQMNIFAGFSKDGINWNINHDPIEMQAGNTDMIESDYKYDPRVTFIEDRYWITWCNGYNGPTIGIGYTFDFKEFFQCENAFLPFNRNGVLFPEKINGKYAMLSRPSDNGHTPFGDIYISYSPDMKYWGEHRCVMKVTPFEDSAWQCTKIGGGPVPIKTDEGWLLFYHGVINTCRGFRYSMGAALLDLEDPTKVLYRTKPYLLAPAELYELTGDVPNVVFPCAALTEGDKVTVYYGAADTVVAIAFGYISEIIDFMKKNSI from the coding sequence ATGACAGCTCAATCAGTAATGATCCCTTGGCAGGATCGCCCGGAAGGTTGTAATGATATTATGTGGAGGTTTTCCGAAAACCCGATCATTAACAGATATGCGATACCTACATCCAACAGTATATTCAACAGTGCAGTAATTCCATTTGAAGATGGGTTTGCCGGGGTGTTCCGTTGCGATAATAAAGCCGTACAGATGAACATTTTCGCAGGGTTCAGTAAAGATGGAATCAATTGGAATATCAATCATGATCCTATTGAAATGCAGGCAGGAAATACCGATATGATTGAATCCGATTACAAATATGATCCCCGTGTTACTTTTATAGAAGACCGTTACTGGATCACATGGTGTAATGGATACAACGGACCAACCATCGGAATTGGATATACTTTCGATTTTAAAGAATTTTTCCAGTGTGAAAATGCATTCCTTCCTTTCAACAGAAATGGAGTTCTTTTCCCTGAGAAAATCAATGGTAAATATGCGATGTTGAGCCGTCCGAGTGATAATGGACATACTCCTTTTGGAGACATCTATATCAGCTATAGTCCGGATATGAAATATTGGGGTGAGCACCGTTGCGTGATGAAAGTAACCCCCTTCGAAGACAGTGCGTGGCAGTGTACGAAAATTGGTGGCGGGCCGGTTCCTATTAAAACAGATGAAGGATGGTTATTGTTTTATCATGGGGTAATCAATACCTGTAGAGGATTCAGATATTCAATGGGAGCAGCGTTGCTTGATCTTGAAGATCCTACAAAAGTATTGTACCGAACAAAACCTTATTTATTGGCTCCGGCAGAATTGTACGAGTTAACAGGAGATGTGCCCAATGTGGTTTTTCCTTGTGCAGCCTTAACGGAAGGAGATAAAGTAACAGTATATTACGGTGCAGCCGATACTGTAGTGGCAATTGCCTTCGGATATATCTCAGAAATTATTGATTTTATGAAAAAGAATTCAATCTAA
- a CDS encoding GH92 family glycosyl hydrolase, producing MKKELLICFFTSLISIVNAQQNKDDILSWVDPFIGTGGHGHTFPGATTPFGMIQLSPDQNTKSGDWDWCSGYHYSSKTIMGFSHNHLSGTGWADLGDILVMPTVGQVKMVPGSEDKPETGYRSTFTHDKETAAPGYYSVMLDSYGIKAELTASPRVGFHKYTFPKSDEANIIIDPTNKIFGNIYHTLVSVEGNNKIKGYCYSNGWGGKRFAYFVMEFSKPFKSYGVYAEGKTKDNERIALAKDAKAFVRFATEDQESIEVKVSLSPVSTENAQENFDTEARNIDFAKAKETAQKTWRDLISRFQVTGGTDNQRKIFYTGVYHTFIAPNLYMDSNGDYVAAEENMNTKWFTNYSTYSYWDGFRATHPLLTIMDQKHTKEFANSLISRYTDRKDHMPIWELCGYDNFCMLGYHSASVIWDAISKGVPGIDAEKAFAAMKDASLTDKMSSSDGGGGLNDYIKLGYTPSENGASVSATLEYSYDDWCIQQLAEKLGKKEEAEVYRKRSMNFLNTFNKENNHFWPRQKNGQFLADFPLNDWKKLQPHWVSGNIWAYDFFVPHQIDEMMNLYGGKKGFEEKLDKTFTENLKMEGEQHVDISGFIGSLGFGDEPGHHVPYLYNYAGSPYKTQKMVKYIRDNMYAAKPDGIVNNEDCGQMSAWYIFSSLGFYPVTPGKPVYAIGAPQFPKASLQLENGKTFTVIADKISDKNIYVQKMFLNGKEYKSWELNHSDIMNGGELRFVMGSKPVK from the coding sequence ATGAAAAAAGAATTGCTGATCTGTTTTTTCACATCCCTGATTTCCATAGTAAATGCTCAACAAAATAAAGATGATATTTTATCCTGGGTAGACCCCTTTATAGGAACAGGAGGGCATGGACATACCTTTCCTGGGGCCACTACACCATTCGGGATGATTCAGCTAAGTCCTGATCAAAATACTAAAAGCGGTGACTGGGACTGGTGTTCCGGATACCACTACAGCAGCAAGACAATCATGGGATTCAGCCATAATCACCTTAGTGGAACAGGATGGGCAGATCTGGGAGATATTTTAGTGATGCCAACAGTGGGACAGGTAAAAATGGTTCCCGGATCAGAAGATAAACCTGAAACAGGATATCGCTCAACATTCACTCATGATAAAGAAACGGCAGCTCCGGGATATTATTCCGTAATGCTGGATAGTTATGGAATTAAAGCAGAATTAACAGCTTCCCCAAGAGTTGGATTCCATAAATATACCTTTCCGAAGAGTGATGAGGCCAATATTATTATTGATCCTACGAATAAAATCTTCGGAAATATTTACCATACATTGGTAAGTGTAGAAGGTAATAATAAGATTAAAGGATACTGCTACAGCAACGGTTGGGGTGGAAAGAGATTTGCTTATTTCGTGATGGAGTTTTCCAAACCGTTTAAATCTTATGGAGTTTATGCTGAAGGGAAAACAAAAGACAACGAAAGAATTGCCCTGGCTAAGGATGCTAAAGCATTTGTAAGGTTCGCTACCGAAGATCAGGAAAGTATTGAAGTGAAAGTTTCTTTGTCTCCTGTAAGTACGGAAAACGCTCAGGAGAATTTTGATACGGAAGCCAGAAACATAGACTTTGCAAAAGCTAAAGAAACGGCACAAAAAACCTGGCGTGATCTTATCAGCCGTTTTCAGGTAACCGGAGGTACAGATAATCAGAGAAAAATCTTCTATACAGGAGTATATCACACATTTATCGCCCCGAACCTTTATATGGATAGCAACGGAGATTATGTAGCAGCCGAGGAAAATATGAATACGAAATGGTTTACCAATTACAGTACCTATTCTTACTGGGACGGATTCAGAGCAACTCATCCATTACTAACCATTATGGATCAGAAACATACAAAAGAATTTGCCAATTCTCTTATCAGCAGATACACAGATCGTAAAGATCACATGCCAATCTGGGAACTCTGCGGATATGATAACTTCTGTATGTTAGGTTATCACAGTGCGTCCGTAATCTGGGATGCCATTTCAAAGGGAGTTCCAGGGATTGATGCTGAAAAAGCATTTGCAGCTATGAAAGATGCTTCTCTTACTGATAAAATGAGCAGCAGCGATGGTGGGGGTGGGCTTAATGATTATATTAAACTTGGGTATACTCCTTCAGAAAACGGGGCTTCTGTTTCTGCGACATTAGAATATTCGTATGATGATTGGTGTATTCAGCAGCTGGCAGAAAAACTAGGAAAAAAAGAAGAGGCAGAAGTGTACAGAAAACGTTCCATGAATTTTCTGAATACGTTTAACAAAGAAAATAATCACTTCTGGCCGAGACAAAAAAATGGTCAATTCTTAGCAGATTTTCCACTGAATGATTGGAAAAAACTTCAGCCCCATTGGGTTTCCGGAAATATTTGGGCTTATGATTTCTTTGTTCCGCATCAGATTGATGAAATGATGAATCTTTATGGAGGAAAGAAAGGATTTGAAGAAAAATTGGATAAAACATTTACTGAAAATCTTAAAATGGAGGGAGAGCAACATGTTGATATCTCAGGATTCATCGGATCTTTAGGGTTTGGAGATGAGCCGGGACATCATGTTCCATATCTGTACAACTATGCAGGAAGTCCTTATAAAACACAAAAAATGGTAAAATACATCCGTGATAATATGTATGCTGCCAAACCAGACGGAATCGTGAATAATGAAGACTGTGGGCAAATGTCAGCATGGTATATTTTCTCTTCATTAGGATTCTATCCCGTGACACCAGGAAAACCGGTTTACGCTATTGGAGCACCACAATTTCCGAAAGCATCTTTACAATTGGAAAATGGAAAAACCTTTACGGTAATTGCCGATAAGATTTCAGATAAAAATATCTATGTACAGAAAATGTTCCTGAACGGAAAAGAGTACAAAAGTTGGGAACTTAATCACAGTGATATCATGAATGGCGGTGAGCTGAGATTTGTAATGGGAAGTAAGCCTGTAAAATAA
- a CDS encoding MFS transporter, with amino-acid sequence MGKNNSGTRRIQPILWISTLYFAMGVPFVTINAVSGIMYKDMGVSDSQITFWTALIMFSWTLKPLWSPFLEIYKTKKFFVVTTQFAIGILFALIALSLPLHDFFKYSIALFAVVAFCGATHDVVADGTYIGFLTNKEQARYIGWQGAFYNLAKIISSGALVYAAGVLEKTKGVTSAWMIIMVIYAVLFFALAVYHYLILPKENKEEQKDGKTAGNVRKELLEVITSFFTKKKILWSILFIILYRFAEGFAIKIAPLFFKAPRTSGGLGLSTSDIGLIYGTYGSAAFILGSVLAGYFISARGLKKSLIWLCCAFNIPFVVYALLAYYQPIDLLPVGIAVVVEYFGYGFGFVGLMLYMMQQIAPGKHKTAHYAFATGIMNLGVMIPGMFSGMISDWVGYKIFFIWVLFATIPAFLVTLFVPFPYSENQKEEPIN; translated from the coding sequence ATGGGAAAAAACAACTCCGGAACCCGTCGGATTCAGCCTATTCTCTGGATATCCACATTATATTTTGCAATGGGTGTACCCTTTGTAACCATTAATGCGGTTTCAGGAATCATGTATAAAGATATGGGTGTTTCGGATTCGCAGATTACATTCTGGACGGCTCTTATTATGTTTTCATGGACGTTGAAGCCACTTTGGAGTCCTTTTCTGGAGATCTACAAAACCAAAAAGTTCTTCGTTGTTACTACCCAGTTTGCCATAGGAATTCTGTTTGCCCTGATTGCATTAAGTCTTCCTTTGCATGATTTTTTCAAATACAGCATTGCTCTTTTTGCAGTCGTTGCATTTTGTGGAGCCACCCATGATGTGGTAGCAGACGGAACTTATATTGGTTTTCTTACCAATAAAGAACAGGCCAGATACATTGGCTGGCAGGGAGCGTTTTACAACCTTGCCAAGATTATCAGTAGCGGAGCTTTGGTTTATGCAGCCGGAGTTTTAGAAAAAACAAAAGGTGTTACAAGCGCCTGGATGATTATTATGGTGATCTATGCAGTACTGTTCTTTGCATTAGCTGTTTATCATTATCTGATTCTTCCTAAAGAAAATAAAGAAGAGCAAAAAGATGGAAAAACAGCAGGAAATGTCCGTAAGGAATTATTGGAGGTTATTACCTCTTTCTTTACGAAGAAGAAGATTCTGTGGTCGATACTTTTCATTATCCTGTATCGTTTTGCAGAAGGTTTTGCAATTAAAATAGCGCCCTTGTTTTTTAAAGCTCCAAGGACTTCAGGCGGGTTAGGATTATCCACGTCAGATATTGGGCTTATTTATGGAACTTATGGTTCCGCAGCATTTATTTTAGGATCTGTTTTGGCTGGATATTTTATTTCAGCCCGTGGATTGAAAAAATCTTTGATATGGCTGTGCTGTGCTTTTAATATTCCGTTTGTGGTGTATGCATTATTGGCGTATTATCAGCCAATTGATCTTTTGCCCGTAGGAATTGCTGTAGTGGTAGAATATTTTGGTTATGGATTCGGTTTTGTGGGATTAATGCTGTATATGATGCAGCAAATTGCTCCCGGAAAACATAAAACAGCCCATTATGCCTTTGCAACAGGAATTATGAATCTTGGAGTAATGATTCCGGGAATGTTCAGTGGAATGATCAGTGACTGGGTAGGATATAAAATATTCTTTATCTGGGTGCTTTTTGCTACAATTCCTGCATTCCTTGTAACCCTGTTTGTTCCTTTCCCTTATTCAGAAAATCAAAAGGAGGAACCAATCAATTAA